A genome region from Stenotrophomonas maltophilia includes the following:
- a CDS encoding FadR/GntR family transcriptional regulator has translation MSANRLYQTIAAKLRKLIEDGEFPPGSRLPGERELAERFGVSRVTIREAEIALEAQGWIAIRIGSGVHVKPRPTQVPGGLPDVSAFDLTAARAVFEAEAAALAASNLDDAGIAELQALAEALCRRDLSDAEAGEYDRRFHLAIARLSGNPVVEFFVQQIWRMRSELPRVTEVYARVCHDDGANRADEHMAIFEALRARDPMAARNAMRHHFQRLFEAMLQATESQALEEIRRRTQQDRERFMATTRI, from the coding sequence ATGTCCGCCAACCGCCTTTACCAGACCATCGCTGCCAAGCTCCGCAAGCTGATCGAGGACGGCGAATTCCCGCCGGGCTCGCGCTTGCCAGGTGAGCGTGAGCTGGCCGAACGGTTCGGTGTCAGCCGGGTGACCATCCGCGAGGCTGAAATTGCCCTGGAGGCCCAGGGCTGGATCGCGATCCGCATTGGCTCGGGCGTGCATGTGAAGCCGCGCCCGACGCAGGTTCCGGGTGGACTGCCGGATGTCAGTGCGTTCGACCTTACCGCTGCGCGCGCGGTATTCGAGGCCGAGGCCGCCGCTCTGGCGGCAAGCAATCTGGATGATGCCGGCATTGCCGAGCTGCAGGCGCTGGCCGAAGCGCTGTGCCGTCGCGACCTGAGCGACGCGGAAGCCGGCGAGTACGACCGCCGTTTCCACCTGGCCATCGCACGGCTTTCCGGCAATCCGGTGGTGGAATTCTTCGTGCAGCAGATCTGGCGCATGCGCAGCGAACTGCCGCGGGTGACCGAGGTCTATGCCCGGGTCTGCCATGATGATGGCGCCAACCGCGCCGACGAGCACATGGCCATCTTCGAAGCATTGCGCGCGCGTGATCCGATGGCCGCACGCAATGCCATGCGCCATCACTTCCAGCGCCTGTTCGAAGCCATGCTGCAGGCGACCGAAAGCCAGGCGCTGGAGGAGATCCGTCGCCGCACGCAGCAGGACCGCGAACGGTTCATGGCCACGACGCGGATCTGA
- a CDS encoding fatty acid--CoA ligase has protein sequence MPSAPATDAAAYPLLIKQLLLTPLAVSPGQEIVYGDTVRYDYRTLHARIGQLAGLLTSLGVKHGDTVAVMDWDSNRYLEAYFAVPMIGAVLMMVNVRLAPEQIAYTLNHSGARVLLVNREFLPLLDGIDGQLPDLRTRILMEDTHGPLPAGFVAEYEAGLRDAAAASEYPDFDENTRATVFYTTGTTGLPKGVSFSHRQLVLHSLAGMAALGSAPSQGRLHRDDVYMPITPMFHVHAWGLPYVATLMGIKQVYPGRYLPANLLALIAREKVTFSHCVPTILHMLLEHPDAAQADLQGWKVIIGGAALPRALAQRALARGIDIFGGYGMSETCPLLTIAQIDVDTVTDADEVLSLRTKAGLPVPLVDLRIVDPDMGDVVHDGVATGEVVARAPWLTQGYLHDPEASATLWAGGYLHTGDIGNIDVGGYLRVTDRIKDVIKTGGEWISSLALEDIIALHPAVSEVAVIGIADTKWGERPLPLVVRKPGKHVAEAEIIELVAARSRAGDISRYAIPERVNFVDAIERTSVGKINKKKLRGLHDPATDSGRG, from the coding sequence ATGCCATCCGCCCCCGCTACCGATGCCGCTGCCTATCCGCTGTTGATCAAGCAACTGCTGCTGACACCCCTGGCGGTGTCCCCCGGGCAGGAGATCGTCTACGGCGATACGGTCCGCTACGACTACCGCACCCTGCATGCCCGCATCGGCCAGCTGGCGGGGCTGCTGACCTCGCTGGGCGTGAAGCATGGCGATACGGTGGCGGTCATGGACTGGGACAGCAACCGCTACCTGGAAGCCTACTTCGCGGTACCAATGATCGGTGCGGTGCTGATGATGGTGAACGTGCGCCTGGCACCGGAGCAGATTGCCTACACACTGAATCACAGCGGTGCACGGGTGCTGCTGGTCAATCGCGAGTTCCTGCCGCTGTTGGATGGAATCGACGGACAGCTACCCGATCTACGCACGCGCATCCTGATGGAAGATACCCATGGTCCGCTGCCAGCCGGTTTCGTCGCCGAGTACGAAGCCGGGCTGCGCGACGCTGCAGCGGCCAGTGAATACCCTGATTTCGACGAGAACACCCGCGCGACAGTGTTCTACACCACCGGCACCACCGGCTTGCCCAAGGGCGTCTCCTTCAGTCATCGGCAACTGGTCCTGCATTCACTGGCGGGGATGGCTGCCCTCGGCAGTGCGCCCAGCCAGGGACGGCTGCACCGCGACGACGTCTACATGCCGATCACCCCGATGTTCCATGTGCACGCGTGGGGCCTGCCCTACGTGGCCACGCTGATGGGCATCAAGCAGGTCTACCCGGGCCGCTATCTCCCCGCCAACCTGCTGGCACTGATCGCCCGCGAGAAGGTGACCTTCTCGCACTGCGTGCCGACCATCCTGCACATGCTGCTGGAGCACCCGGACGCTGCGCAGGCCGATCTGCAGGGCTGGAAGGTGATCATCGGCGGCGCCGCCCTGCCCCGTGCGCTCGCGCAGCGTGCATTGGCACGGGGCATCGACATCTTCGGCGGCTATGGCATGTCCGAGACCTGCCCGTTGCTCACCATCGCCCAGATCGACGTGGATACCGTGACCGATGCCGATGAGGTGCTGTCACTACGGACCAAGGCCGGGCTGCCGGTGCCGCTGGTGGATCTGCGCATCGTCGACCCGGACATGGGTGATGTCGTCCACGATGGCGTCGCCACCGGCGAAGTGGTGGCGCGTGCACCTTGGCTGACCCAGGGCTACCTGCACGATCCCGAGGCTTCGGCAACGCTGTGGGCGGGAGGTTACCTGCACACCGGAGACATCGGCAACATCGACGTAGGTGGCTACCTGCGTGTCACCGATCGCATCAAGGATGTGATCAAGACCGGCGGCGAGTGGATCTCCTCGCTTGCGCTGGAAGACATCATCGCGCTGCACCCGGCAGTCAGCGAGGTCGCGGTGATCGGTATCGCCGATACGAAATGGGGTGAGCGGCCATTGCCGCTGGTGGTCAGGAAGCCGGGAAAACATGTGGCCGAAGCGGAGATCATCGAACTGGTCGCAGCACGCAGCCGCGCCGGGGATATCTCACGCTATGCGATTCCGGAGCGGGTCAATTTCGTGGATGCGATCGAGCGCACCAGCGTGGGTAAGATCAACAAGAAGAAGCTGCGTGGGTTGCATGACCCAGCGACTGACTCGGGCCGTGGGTGA
- a CDS encoding response regulator transcription factor, with protein sequence MPTLLIADDHPLFRAALHRAAEEAVADLQICEADSLDSVLDALEGQSIDLMLLDLHMPGNHGLAGLATIRALQPGLAIIIVSANEEPQVIRRAIDLGAAGYLPKSSGLHELQAALQSVLEGERWIPALLREPVARVAPFSRDADLAARLASLSAHQYKVLGLVAEGLLNKQIADRLGVQLRTVKAHMTRIMGRLGVRNRAQAIRVLHEMGLADPSRQIEEAPGP encoded by the coding sequence ATGCCGACCCTGCTCATCGCCGACGACCATCCCTTGTTCCGCGCGGCGCTGCATCGCGCGGCCGAAGAGGCGGTCGCCGACCTGCAGATCTGCGAAGCCGATTCGCTGGACAGCGTGCTCGATGCGCTTGAGGGGCAGTCGATCGACCTGATGCTGCTGGACCTGCACATGCCGGGCAACCACGGGCTTGCAGGCCTGGCGACCATTCGTGCGTTGCAGCCGGGGTTGGCGATCATCATCGTCTCGGCCAATGAGGAACCGCAGGTGATCCGGCGTGCCATCGACCTCGGTGCGGCCGGTTACCTGCCCAAGAGTTCGGGCCTGCACGAGCTGCAGGCAGCGCTGCAGTCGGTACTGGAGGGCGAACGCTGGATTCCGGCCCTGCTGCGGGAGCCAGTGGCGCGCGTGGCGCCGTTCAGCAGGGACGCCGACCTGGCCGCGCGCCTGGCCAGCCTTTCCGCGCACCAGTACAAGGTACTGGGCCTGGTGGCCGAAGGGCTGCTCAACAAGCAGATCGCGGACCGGCTCGGTGTGCAGCTGCGTACGGTCAAGGCACACATGACACGCATCATGGGGCGGCTGGGGGTGCGCAACCGCGCGCAGGCCATCCGCGTACTGCACGAAATGGGACTGGCCGATCCATCCCGGCAGATCGAAGAAGCGCCCGGGCCCTGA
- a CDS encoding hybrid sensor histidine kinase/response regulator produces MLTPSFVLLACIAWTALLFGVALWGERRGHRLSKAWPLIYALSLAVHCTAWTYYGAASQGLQWGFPIPPTLAGMALIFAFGLPFLHRLGRLARQHNSATIADLVVARLRADRGLGFTITLVALLGIIPYIALQLRAVSQGLGALLGDRFTAAGWQLDMSFWFALTMAAFTLLFGARKASATEPNRGIVVALGLESVLKLTALLAIGLYAALSVHAAGTPLLEKMAQLPPPAIVPDYLTMVALGAISAFTLPHQFHVGVVELRQTSDLKTARWMFPVYLLLIGLPSVPMALAGAAQLPASVSPDLYVLALPQAGGRHLLALLAYLGSLSAATGMMILSGLTLSIMLGNHGFGSHLLGGIGGGVANADLRPRVLAFRRAGILAVFLMAWLYSRAMSDTEALSDFGLMSFTALSQLAPAVLLAVYRPRTPSPAIMAGIVLGSLAWLWLVLLPMVIPAATPSASPDGLHWLAVVSLRVQPGHIALSMGASLAINLLTVALVSRAVRPPLPRRRDAVAAASLRRTAGRFLGQERARQLLEGHAGQMLDDDRVIAIERELTAVVGAGMARLLVEAAREGGAAPLDAVTRAVGEATQVLRFNQRLLEAALENMSQGISVVDAQLQLVAWNSRYAALFRFPPELLQVGRPVVDLTAWALGQLKIGDGPGDTSDRALQRRVAHMRRGTPHLSERIFPDDTIVEIRGNPMPGGGYVATFTDVTAFRRAEDALKRSNETLEHRVQDRTARLEQAVQEAERANVAKTRFLTAVGHDLIQPLHAAQLLTDAMSQHIESEFLDSFLRQIRGALDSTDDLLSGLLDISRLEAGGLVADPRPFPVSNVLDPLAQEFAVLAAARGLQFGYVRSHAWVYSDPLLLRRVLQNFLANAIRYTRRGGVLLGVRRQGRRLSIGVHDTGPGIAPEQQAVVFEEFHRIDRSNGQGLGLGLTIAHRIAGLLHAPLHLRSVPDRGSTFSLSVTRASRPEAPRGGTMANGSTALKGIRVLVVDNDPVALEAMQQLLHSWGCDVIAATGADVIGASAHEAALWLFDYHLDDGDTGVALWKRLTAMHGLRPTVILSADTGSATRDAVRGAGLSLLSKPFKPLALRWAINHLLSASSAATP; encoded by the coding sequence ATGTTGACGCCCTCCTTCGTGCTGCTGGCCTGCATTGCGTGGACCGCACTGCTGTTTGGCGTGGCCCTGTGGGGCGAGCGCCGGGGGCATCGGCTTTCGAAGGCATGGCCGCTCATCTACGCACTGTCCCTGGCGGTGCACTGCACCGCATGGACATACTACGGCGCGGCATCGCAGGGGCTGCAATGGGGCTTCCCCATTCCACCCACCCTCGCTGGCATGGCGCTGATCTTCGCGTTCGGCCTGCCGTTCCTGCACCGCCTGGGGCGACTGGCCAGGCAGCACAACAGTGCCACCATCGCCGACCTGGTAGTCGCACGGCTGCGTGCGGATCGCGGCCTTGGCTTCACCATCACCCTGGTCGCGCTGCTCGGCATCATTCCCTACATCGCACTTCAGCTGAGAGCGGTCAGCCAAGGGCTGGGCGCACTGTTGGGTGATCGTTTCACAGCTGCCGGCTGGCAGCTGGACATGTCGTTCTGGTTCGCATTGACGATGGCCGCCTTCACCCTGCTGTTCGGTGCCCGCAAGGCATCGGCCACCGAACCGAACCGCGGCATCGTGGTCGCTCTGGGCCTGGAATCGGTATTGAAGCTGACCGCCCTGCTGGCCATCGGCCTGTATGCCGCGCTGTCGGTGCACGCGGCCGGCACGCCGCTGCTGGAAAAGATGGCACAACTGCCGCCACCGGCCATCGTGCCGGACTATCTCACCATGGTTGCGCTGGGCGCCATCTCTGCATTCACCCTGCCGCACCAGTTCCATGTCGGCGTGGTCGAGCTTCGCCAGACCTCGGACCTGAAGACGGCACGCTGGATGTTCCCGGTCTACCTGCTGTTGATCGGGCTGCCGTCGGTGCCGATGGCATTGGCCGGTGCAGCACAGCTGCCGGCATCGGTATCTCCGGACCTGTATGTTCTGGCCCTGCCCCAGGCCGGCGGTCGTCACCTGCTGGCACTGCTGGCCTACCTGGGCAGCCTGAGCGCGGCCACCGGCATGATGATCCTCTCGGGGCTGACCCTGTCGATCATGCTTGGCAACCATGGATTCGGGTCGCACCTGCTCGGCGGCATCGGTGGCGGCGTGGCCAATGCCGACCTGCGCCCGCGTGTCCTGGCGTTCCGACGTGCAGGCATCCTCGCCGTGTTCCTGATGGCGTGGCTGTACAGCCGCGCGATGAGCGATACCGAGGCACTCAGTGATTTCGGCCTGATGTCCTTCACCGCCCTCTCGCAGCTGGCACCAGCGGTGCTGTTGGCCGTGTACCGCCCACGCACGCCGTCCCCGGCCATCATGGCCGGCATCGTGCTGGGTTCACTGGCCTGGCTGTGGCTGGTATTGCTGCCGATGGTGATCCCGGCCGCGACACCGTCAGCCAGTCCCGACGGACTGCACTGGCTGGCCGTGGTTTCGCTGCGCGTGCAACCCGGCCATATCGCGCTCAGCATGGGCGCCAGCCTGGCGATCAATCTGCTGACGGTTGCCCTGGTGTCGCGCGCCGTGCGTCCGCCGCTGCCCCGGAGGCGGGATGCGGTGGCTGCCGCTTCCCTGCGCAGGACCGCCGGACGCTTCCTCGGCCAGGAGCGTGCGCGCCAGCTGCTGGAGGGCCACGCCGGGCAGATGCTGGATGATGACCGGGTCATCGCCATCGAGCGCGAGCTGACCGCCGTGGTGGGCGCGGGCATGGCGCGGCTGCTGGTCGAAGCCGCACGCGAGGGTGGCGCCGCGCCGCTGGATGCGGTGACCCGCGCGGTGGGCGAGGCAACGCAGGTTCTGCGCTTCAACCAGCGGCTACTGGAGGCGGCGCTGGAAAACATGAGCCAGGGCATCAGCGTGGTCGATGCGCAGCTGCAGCTGGTGGCCTGGAACAGCCGCTACGCCGCGTTGTTCAGGTTCCCGCCGGAGCTGCTGCAGGTGGGGCGCCCGGTGGTCGATCTCACCGCCTGGGCACTGGGCCAGCTGAAGATTGGCGACGGCCCCGGCGACACGTCCGACAGAGCGCTGCAGCGCCGCGTCGCCCACATGCGTCGCGGCACGCCGCACCTGTCCGAGCGCATCTTCCCCGACGACACCATCGTCGAGATCCGCGGCAACCCGATGCCGGGTGGCGGCTACGTGGCCACCTTCACCGATGTCACCGCGTTCCGCCGGGCGGAAGATGCACTCAAGCGCAGCAATGAAACACTCGAGCACCGCGTGCAGGACCGCACCGCACGGCTGGAACAGGCGGTGCAGGAAGCCGAGCGCGCCAACGTGGCGAAAACCCGCTTCCTGACTGCCGTGGGCCACGACCTGATCCAACCCCTGCATGCCGCGCAGCTGCTGACCGATGCGATGTCGCAGCACATCGAATCGGAGTTCCTCGACAGCTTCCTGCGCCAGATCCGTGGTGCGCTGGATTCCACCGATGACCTGCTGTCGGGCCTGCTGGACATTTCTCGACTGGAGGCCGGTGGGCTGGTGGCCGATCCGCGACCGTTCCCGGTGTCGAACGTGCTGGATCCGCTTGCACAGGAGTTTGCCGTGCTCGCGGCAGCCCGCGGCCTGCAGTTCGGCTATGTGCGAAGCCACGCCTGGGTTTACAGCGATCCGCTGTTGCTGCGCCGGGTGCTTCAGAACTTCCTGGCCAATGCCATCCGCTACACCCGCCGTGGCGGCGTGTTGCTGGGGGTGCGCCGCCAGGGCCGGAGGCTGTCGATTGGCGTGCATGACACCGGCCCCGGCATTGCACCGGAGCAACAGGCGGTGGTCTTCGAAGAATTCCATCGGATCGATCGCAGCAATGGCCAGGGCCTGGGGCTTGGCCTGACCATCGCACACCGTATTGCCGGTCTGCTGCATGCCCCCCTGCACCTGCGCAGCGTGCCGGATCGCGGCTCGACCTTCTCGCTCAGCGTGACACGCGCTTCGCGGCCGGAAGCGCCGCGCGGCGGAACCATGGCCAATGGCAGCACCGCCCTCAAGGGCATCCGCGTGCTGGTGGTGGACAACGACCCGGTTGCGCTGGAGGCGATGCAGCAGCTGCTGCACTCCTGGGGCTGTGATGTCATTGCGGCAACGGGCGCCGATGTGATCGGAGCATCAGCACATGAGGCCGCGCTGTGGTTGTTCGACTATCACCTGGATGACGGCGATACCGGTGTCGCGCTGTGGAAGCGACTGACGGCCATGCATGGGCTGCGGCCGACGGTGATCCTCAGTGCGGACACCGGCAGCGCGACGCGCGATGCAGTTCGTGGCGCGGGGCTCTCTTTGTTGAGCAAGCCGTTCAAGCCGCTGGCACTTCGCTGGGCGATCAACCACCTGCTGTCCGCGAGCTCTGCGGCCACGCCCTGA
- a CDS encoding MaoC family dehydratase: protein MSPQDTAAALPAALQALQQWVASERLSGATRIAQSRIDAFADATGDHNWIHVDPARAQAQLAGGRTIAHGFLLLSLTVEDDVAALAGFPGIAHVLNYGLNKVRFLAPVPSGSEVRVRSRLLSLELRQPGQWLLTQHKSVERLPEGDMALVAEQLSLIVIAA, encoded by the coding sequence ATGAGCCCACAGGACACCGCCGCCGCCCTGCCGGCGGCCCTGCAGGCGTTGCAGCAATGGGTGGCCAGCGAGCGGCTGAGTGGCGCCACCCGCATCGCCCAGTCGCGCATCGACGCCTTCGCCGATGCCACCGGCGACCACAACTGGATCCATGTCGATCCGGCGCGGGCGCAGGCACAGCTGGCGGGTGGGCGCACCATCGCACATGGCTTCCTGCTGCTCTCACTGACCGTGGAGGACGACGTGGCCGCCCTCGCCGGCTTCCCCGGCATCGCCCACGTGCTCAACTACGGTTTGAACAAGGTGCGCTTCCTGGCGCCGGTGCCGAGCGGTTCGGAGGTGCGCGTCCGCTCGCGGCTGCTCTCGCTGGAGCTGCGCCAGCCCGGGCAGTGGCTGCTGACCCAGCACAAGAGTGTGGAACGGCTTCCGGAGGGTGATATGGCACTGGTTGCCGAGCAGCTGTCACTGATCGTGATCGCAGCCTAG
- a CDS encoding alpha/beta fold hydrolase, whose product MMQSYVDLYWHSNDGLRLHARDHAPGSGTAPRGTVVCIPGLTRNGADFDALADTLTAGGWRVIAVDLRGRAGSERAHDPTSYNPRTYADDLVALLRSQNIDRAVFVGTSLGVLVTITLASRAPERIAGAVLNDAGPKVPREALARIGKYAGKPVPPMDLEQATAYVASIGKAAFPRFSTDDWRQMAVRTFRTRSDGLLELDYDPAVIRTTRPWVLWLLRPVLWRAVRGLTSRVPVLVVRGALSDILPADVARQMAATSESARLVEVPDVGHAPMLSEPEARGAILALLERVE is encoded by the coding sequence ATGATGCAGTCCTACGTAGATCTGTACTGGCACAGCAATGATGGCCTGCGCCTGCATGCGCGCGACCATGCACCGGGTTCGGGAACGGCACCGCGCGGCACCGTGGTCTGCATTCCCGGCCTGACCCGCAATGGTGCCGATTTCGATGCGCTGGCCGATACGCTCACTGCCGGCGGCTGGCGCGTGATCGCGGTCGACCTGCGGGGGCGCGCGGGGTCGGAGCGTGCGCATGATCCCACCAGCTACAACCCGCGCACCTATGCCGACGACCTGGTAGCGCTGCTGCGCTCGCAGAACATCGACCGGGCGGTATTCGTCGGCACCTCGCTGGGCGTACTGGTGACCATCACCCTCGCCTCGCGCGCGCCGGAGCGGATCGCGGGTGCGGTCCTCAACGATGCCGGCCCCAAGGTGCCGCGTGAGGCGCTGGCACGGATCGGCAAGTACGCGGGCAAGCCGGTGCCGCCGATGGATCTCGAGCAGGCCACTGCCTATGTGGCATCGATCGGCAAGGCCGCGTTCCCGCGCTTCAGCACCGATGACTGGCGACAGATGGCGGTGCGTACCTTCCGCACGCGCAGCGATGGACTGCTGGAACTGGACTACGACCCGGCGGTGATCCGCACCACGCGACCGTGGGTGCTGTGGCTGCTGCGGCCGGTGCTGTGGCGCGCGGTGCGCGGGCTGACCTCGCGCGTGCCGGTGCTGGTGGTGCGTGGCGCCCTGTCCGACATCCTGCCGGCCGACGTTGCACGGCAGATGGCGGCGACGTCGGAGAGTGCCCGGCTGGTAGAGGTGCCGGATGTCGGCCACGCGCCCATGCTGTCCGAGCCTGAGGCGCGTGGTGCGATCCTGGCCCTGCTGGAGCGTGTGGAATGA
- a CDS encoding TonB-dependent receptor, with the protein MKRNCLSLMIGALLASGPVLAQDTPQAVPTAGRTASPTNLDSIKVTARKREETLQEVPVAVTAFTSEALDRMNVQDISDLDAQVPNLTIYAARGASSTVTAYIRGIGQSDPTWGADPGVGIYLDDVYIARPQGALLDVFDVSRIEVLRGPQGTLYGKNTIGGAIKYISRGLPTRTEGFAQVTVGNYSQLDAKAAIGGPIGGADSGLRARVAVASMNHDGFGENTFNGQPVSDKQINAARVNLGAYAGDDFDVQFALDWIDDHSGMRGSKMLAPNPFLRAYPPMDSRYDIRSGMRNLNNVETKGASATVNWRPNEDIAVKYVVAKRESDSEANIDFDTTPIKLADVGGTYHDEQVSNEIQLNYDAGGRVRGVVGLYQFSGEAGGQIQNNYFSAQFADNQGKVLTDSIALYADWTFDLTSRLKLDVGARYTDEDKRAIVLNRLYADPGFSRPVAVTADFDKKTNFRNVSPKVSLDYQITPDIMVYGLATRGFKSGGYNIRANAVAVPRSAEPFDDETVDSYEVGSKMAFFDQRFFLNLSAFYNKYKDIQLSVFTGLDTNGDGIDDSFFGDFTNAGAGTVKGLEVEYQYLPSQHWLISGNLAWLDTKYDEYIDRGVNVARQMKFTNAPEFSGALNVEYRTDLANGSNLSARVSYSYQSEVWPTTDLSPVIRQDGYGLVNAGVIWRLDDAWTFSLQGTNLADKEYRTTGYNIPAVGTLIGFYGPPRQYSLSVRYDF; encoded by the coding sequence ATGAAACGGAATTGCCTGAGTCTCATGATCGGCGCGCTGCTGGCCTCCGGGCCGGTACTGGCACAGGACACGCCACAGGCCGTGCCGACGGCAGGCAGGACCGCTTCACCCACAAACCTGGACAGCATCAAGGTCACCGCACGCAAGCGCGAGGAAACGCTGCAGGAGGTACCGGTCGCCGTCACCGCCTTCACCTCCGAGGCGCTGGACAGGATGAATGTCCAGGACATCAGCGACCTGGATGCGCAGGTACCGAACCTGACCATCTACGCCGCCCGTGGCGCCAGCAGCACGGTTACCGCCTACATCCGCGGCATCGGCCAGTCCGATCCCACCTGGGGCGCCGACCCGGGCGTAGGCATCTATCTGGATGACGTTTACATCGCGCGGCCGCAGGGGGCGCTGCTGGACGTGTTCGATGTCTCGCGCATCGAGGTGCTGCGCGGCCCGCAGGGCACGCTGTACGGCAAGAACACCATCGGTGGCGCGATCAAGTACATCTCGCGCGGCCTGCCCACCAGAACCGAGGGCTTCGCCCAGGTCACCGTGGGCAACTACAGCCAGCTGGATGCCAAGGCCGCCATCGGTGGTCCGATCGGTGGTGCCGACAGCGGCCTGCGTGCCCGCGTGGCGGTGGCCAGCATGAACCACGATGGCTTCGGCGAGAACACGTTCAACGGTCAGCCGGTCAGCGACAAGCAGATCAACGCGGCGCGCGTGAACCTGGGTGCGTACGCCGGCGATGACTTCGACGTGCAGTTCGCACTGGACTGGATCGACGACCACTCCGGCATGCGCGGTTCGAAGATGCTGGCGCCCAATCCGTTCCTGCGCGCCTACCCGCCAATGGACAGCCGTTATGACATCCGTTCGGGCATGCGCAATCTCAACAACGTGGAAACCAAGGGCGCGTCGGCCACGGTGAACTGGCGCCCGAACGAAGATATCGCGGTGAAGTACGTGGTGGCCAAGCGTGAATCCGACAGTGAGGCCAACATCGACTTCGACACCACGCCGATCAAGCTGGCCGACGTGGGCGGCACTTACCACGACGAGCAGGTCAGCAACGAGATACAGCTGAACTACGATGCCGGCGGACGGGTGCGCGGCGTGGTCGGCCTGTACCAGTTCAGTGGCGAGGCCGGCGGCCAGATCCAGAACAACTACTTCAGCGCCCAGTTCGCCGACAACCAGGGCAAGGTATTGACCGACAGCATCGCGCTGTACGCGGATTGGACGTTCGACCTGACCAGCAGGCTCAAGCTTGATGTGGGTGCCCGCTACACCGACGAAGACAAGCGCGCGATCGTGCTGAACCGCCTCTATGCTGACCCGGGCTTCAGCCGGCCGGTGGCGGTGACGGCGGACTTCGACAAGAAGACCAACTTCAGGAACGTCTCGCCCAAGGTTTCGCTGGACTACCAGATCACCCCGGACATCATGGTGTACGGGCTGGCCACGCGCGGTTTCAAGTCGGGCGGCTACAACATCCGCGCCAACGCGGTGGCGGTGCCACGCTCGGCCGAGCCCTTCGACGATGAGACCGTGGACAGCTACGAGGTCGGCAGCAAGATGGCCTTCTTCGACCAGCGCTTCTTCCTGAACCTGTCGGCGTTCTACAACAAGTACAAGGATATCCAGCTGTCGGTGTTCACCGGCCTGGACACCAATGGCGATGGCATCGACGATTCCTTCTTCGGCGACTTCACCAATGCCGGCGCCGGCACCGTCAAGGGCCTGGAAGTCGAGTACCAGTACCTGCCCAGCCAGCACTGGCTGATCTCCGGCAACCTGGCCTGGCTGGACACGAAGTACGATGAGTACATCGATCGCGGCGTCAACGTCGCCAGGCAGATGAAGTTCACCAATGCGCCGGAATTCTCGGGTGCATTGAACGTGGAGTACCGCACTGACCTGGCCAACGGCAGCAACCTTTCTGCACGGGTGAGCTACAGCTACCAGAGCGAGGTCTGGCCCACCACCGACCTGAGCCCGGTGATCCGCCAGGACGGCTATGGACTGGTCAATGCCGGTGTGATCTGGCGCCTGGATGACGCCTGGACCTTCTCGCTGCAGGGCACCAACCTGGCCGACAAGGAATACCGCACCACCGGTTACAACATTCCGGCGGTCGGCACGCTGATTGGCTTCTATGGACCGCCGCGCCAATATAGCCTCAGCGTCCGTTACGATTTCTAG